The Candidatus Hydrogenedentota bacterium sequence AAAACGTGGCTCCTTGCGGTTTTGTGGTTTTTTGCAATTCTTTTGGACAGCAATGAAATGACATTTTCACTCGCGCTCCTACACGATGGCGAGGAAAGTAAACAGCGCGAGCAGATAGACCGATCCGCCGATGAGGGACGGAATGCTGCAGCAGAGGATGAGCGGGACCGCCACGCGAAGCCGTGAACGGGTCAGAAGCAGATAAGCGGACACGGTTCCCAGCAGCAATCCGGTTATACCCCAGAAAGCAATGCCCAGGATGGACAAGGGCCAGACATGGTACTCGTCCAGGAACGGTTGCGCTCCGTAGGCCATCGCCGCGACGGCCCGAATAAAGATCGGCGGCGCCAGTTGAAGCAACAGCGCTACCGGTGCAAGCGCGAGATGCCAATACGCCCTCATTCCGGGAAATCCTCCACACGGAGATGATTGTCGCCGCGGCAAGACGCCCACGACTCGCGCACGAACGATTCGGCGTTCAACCGCCCGAAGGTGGCCGCCTCCACCTGTCGGAATTTCCGCCAAGCCAGAATGTTCGATTCCTCCACGGCCTTGCGAATGCTGTCGCCGTGCGTCCAGCGGCGCAGAAAATAGAAGTAGAAGACGGGTGACGTGCTTTCGCCGGGGTGGCCCACATAGATTTTCGCGCCGAGATCCAGCCAGTGCCGGCCCTGCGGAAGATTGTGGCAACCGGTGTTGTAGACCAGGCGCAGCCGCCGGCGGTGATCGTCGGGCAGGCTCTTCACCCAGTCCACATATTGGTTCGTGTGGGCGAGTAGAAACAAGTCAACCGCGCGATAGCGCCGTAGGGCATGATCCAGTGCGGCAAGGAACGCCTCTTTCTTATCACCCTTCCGTGATTGCGTGAAGTACCACGCGTGGTCGTAATGCCGCGTCAGATAGCGCAGGGTGAAGAGCATCGTGCCCCATTTTTGGAATGGCGTTACATCATCGCGTATCGCCAGCGCCGCGCGATGCTCACGGCCTTCCGGTACAGCGCCGTCCTGAAGGATGCCGTCGCCCAGAAAAGTGTAAACCAAGGCGAACGAGGCCAATGCGAGACCTGTTGCAACGGCGGCGGCATACCGGTTGTTCATATAAGACGCTTCCCTGGCCCAACGGAGACGCCGCTATTGTAGATCGAATTGCGCCGTAAATGACAAGCAAGAACAAAACCAGAGGCGTGGACGGAACATCCATCCCGGCCTCTGGTTTCGCGTACGGGCCGTGGTTATTTCTTTTTCGCAGCCGGTTTCTTCGCGGCGGCTTTTTTCACGGGCGCTTTCTTCGCGGCCGTCTTGCCTTTGCATCCACAAGCCATGTTCGTTCTCCTTTCGTTGGTTGGAACCGTGAACGCTACACTGCATGTTGTATCAGAAAAGAAGAAAAAACGCAATATGTTGTATTCGATCCCCATTTTGCACGCACGAAATGCGGCCAAGAAGCCGCGTCCACGGTAGAAGCGCCCTCTTTCCGCCTACTCGCTGCCGCAATCGAACCAATGCGACCTATCCAAACGTGCAGGCGATCATCATCACCCCACAAGCGGCATCTTTGTCGGTTTTCAGCCATGTTGGCGGGCCTGAGTCATTGGTGGGTGCGAGTGGTTATTGCTTGAGAGCACCGTGTTCTCGGAGTCGTGAAGGTTTCGGAATGTAACGCCGATTTCCAAATCGGCTTGCTGAAACACGACATGCCGATTTGGATATCGGCGCTACAGAGCAGCCATTTTCAATTTGAACACAAGATCTCGTTGCCGGATCCGACATGGATTGCCCGGAAATGCCAATCATCGTGGAAATTCTCATCCTTTGATCTCAAGAACTCGGTACTCTCAAGTTATCGGTTCGGCCCCGAAAAATAAAGCATTCCAATGGCGTTTGAGGATGCGCGGCCCGCTCGCTTGTATCGGTGCGAGGGGGATGGTACGCTGTGCGTGGCGAACATTCAGGAGGATTGGGACATGGCTGAAATAGACAAATATCTGCAAATGATGGTGGAGCACGGCGCATCGGATTTGCATTATTGCACGGGATGCAAGCCGATTTTCCGCAAGGACGGTTCAATCATCCGCCTACGCGAGGATGAGATTGACGCCCAGCGCGCCAAGACGGTTATTTACGAGATCATGCCCCCGCGCAACGAAAAAGAATTCAACGAGACAAACGACACCGATTTCGCCTATGAGGTGCCGGGCGTGGCTCGCTATCGCGTGAACGTTTTCCGGGATCACAAGGGGATTGGCGCGGTGCTGCGCGTTATTCCCTCGCAAATCCTTACGATGGAACAACTCAAACTGCCGGAGTCGGTTCGAAAGTTTTGCGTGCTAAACAAAGGTTTGGTCCTTGTGACGGGGCCGACAGGCAGCGGAAAATCAACGACCCTTGCGGCCATGATCGATCACATTAACAAAACGCGAACCGATCACATCATCACAATCGAAGATCCGATTGAGTTTGTCCATCCGAACCAGCGCTGCCTTGTGAACCAGCGCGAAGTCCATGCACATACGATGAGTTTCAAGAGCGCGTTGCGCGCGGCGCTGCGCGAAGATCCGGATATCGTGCTCGTGGGCGAGATGCGCGATCTCGAAACGACGCGCATTGCGCTCGAAACCGCTGAAACGGGCCATCTGGTCTTCGGAACCCTTCACACCACCACGGCCATTGGCACCATTGACCGTTTGATCGATCAATTTCCCGCCGACGAGCAGCAGCAGATTCGAACCATGCTCGCGTCCACGTTGAAAGGTGTCGTTGCGCAAAATCTGCTCAAGAAGAAGGGAGGCGGACGCGTCGCGGCCATCGAGGTGTTGGTCGTGAATGCCGCTGTCGGCATGCTGATCCGCGAATCCAAGATACCGCAGATCATGAGCATCATGCAGACCGGCAAAAAAGAGGGAATGACCATCCTGAACCAGGAACTGGCCCGGCTGGTCAAGGAGGATTTGGTCGATCCGGACGAGGCGTATCGCAAGGCGGTGGACAAGGCCGACTTGTTAAAACAGTTTGAAACGAACAACATCCGCTTCGATGCGCCGGAGGAGTAGCGTTCAACCCTCGTCCGTGACATAAAACCGGTTTCTCAGGGTCGGGCTTTCGGGGAGATCCGGCGGACCCAGGCGCGAGGCAGTTCGTCGCCGCGCTTGCCGAGTTGGACGCCGATCC is a genomic window containing:
- a CDS encoding type IV pilus twitching motility protein PilT, whose amino-acid sequence is MAEIDKYLQMMVEHGASDLHYCTGCKPIFRKDGSIIRLREDEIDAQRAKTVIYEIMPPRNEKEFNETNDTDFAYEVPGVARYRVNVFRDHKGIGAVLRVIPSQILTMEQLKLPESVRKFCVLNKGLVLVTGPTGSGKSTTLAAMIDHINKTRTDHIITIEDPIEFVHPNQRCLVNQREVHAHTMSFKSALRAALREDPDIVLVGEMRDLETTRIALETAETGHLVFGTLHTTTAIGTIDRLIDQFPADEQQQIRTMLASTLKGVVAQNLLKKKGGGRVAAIEVLVVNAAVGMLIRESKIPQIMSIMQTGKKEGMTILNQELARLVKEDLVDPDEAYRKAVDKADLLKQFETNNIRFDAPEE